GCAAAACCTGTAGCAGCGTACAAACCATACAGATAACTATAAAAAGGCGCCTCGATACAATGCATTTCAACCGTTAAACGGTCGCCGCTTTTGAAATCTTTACTGTGGTCTTCTGTAGTATTTTCAAAAAGCATGCTGGCTACAATTTCCTGCCCTTCCGAAAATTCATCGTTAACCAGCCCATATGCGGCTTGTTCTATTCCATTGACGTACTGCTGAAACCAGTAATAGTTTTTGGTTTCCAGCATATCCGCATAGCGGACATTAAGCACGGTACGTGTTGGCGCAAAATTACCCTTTGTGAGATATAAATCCTGAAAGGCTGCAGCAACAGGCATGGTACTGCTTGCGGTAAAGCTTTGCTGATCTACCGTAACGGTAAGCAAATAGGTTTGGCCTTGTGTGCCGCGGAACGTGTTGTGCTGATATACACCAGCACCGGCGTCTCTAAAAGTATAGGTAACGCCCCTGTTCTCTACCTTTACACTTGCCCCGGTTATACCGGTAAATTCATTGTTGCTTGTAAAATCTTTGGTACTGCTGATTTTGATCCTTGACCTTCCGGTTTCATTGGTAACTACCCCTTCAATGACATATTTGGGAGGGATACTTTTTAAATCCAGGCTGACTACTTTCTCGCAAGCGATTAAACAAAATAGGGACAGGGAAAGCACTATAAAGCTGAAAGTTTTTCTGACCCGCGTCATAACTAAAACCTGAAATTGTAAGTTACGGAAGGAACGATTTTGAACAGCGTAGTTTGTACGGCCTCGGTGGTATTGGTATCATTTTGACCAGACCTAAAGTTAATTTGATAAGCATTTTGCCTTGCATAGGCATTATAGAGGCTAAAGTTAAGTTCTGACGAAAACTTGCTGCTTTGCTGCAAAATGCGGGTAGCACCAAGATCTAGCCGATGGTATGCCGACATTCTGTCTGCATTACGTGCATCGTAATAATAATAAACCTGACTAAACACCTTGTACTTTGCATTGGGCCAGGTTACTGCGCTGCCCGTGGCGTATACCCAATTGGCGGAAACTGTCCATTTTTTATCCAGCTTATACATCCCGACCACAGCAATATCATGTGTGCGGTCCTGACGGGCATTGTACCATTGGCCATTGTTGATTCCGGCAATATTACGCTCTGATTTTGACAGGGTATACCCCAGCCATCCGGTAAGGCGGCCTGTTTTCTTTTTGAATAGGAATTCGATGCCATAGGCCCTGCCTTTGCCAAAATGAAGTTGGGTTTCTATAGGCTTATTGGTAAACACATCACCTTCATTGCTGTAATCGATCTGGTTTTGCAGCTTCTTATAGTAACTCTCTACTGTAAGTTCATAAGCCTGGCTAAGCAGGTCACGATAGTAACCCAGAGAAACCTGGTTGCTAATTTCGGGCTTTATGATATTGGTACTCGCTACCCAGCGATCGGCCGGAGAGGACGAGTTTGAATTGGCGATGAGGTGAAGGTTTTGCACATTACGAACATAAGAAATTTTAACTGAAGAACTTGCATTAAGTGCTAATGCCGCAGCAAGACGGGGCTCCAGGTTGGCATAGGTCTTAACCACTTCCCTGCTTTTATAGGTTTTGGTTTCTATGACTTCATTTGCGGCATTGAGCGTATAGTAATCTCCTTTTCCGAGAATGCTAAAAGCGGAAATACGAAGCCCATAGGTAAGACTAAAGTGATTAGAGGGTTTCCAGGTATTGCTTCCATACACGGCGTTCTCTAAAGAATACCTGTCCTGAAGTTTCTGTGATTTTAAAATGGTATTGCCATCTGTTTCTACTTCGCCGGGTTTTATGGTATGGTAGATGGCATTGAAGCCAAAATTGAACGTATTTTTGGTATTGGCATACCATTGGAAGTCTTGTTTATAATTCCAGTCCCTGATCTGGGAAAAGAGCGTCATGGAACTTTGCTGGGTGCTGTTTTGTATGCGGTAATTGTAATTGCTAAAGATGAGCGAAGCATTGGATACAAGTTCTGTATTGAAGATATGGTTCCACCTTAAGGTGGAGGTTGCGTTTCCCCAGTTTACATCGGCATATTCTGGAGAAGCCAGTACATCTTTACCAATATACAGGGAGATGTACAGCCGGTTACGCGCATTGAACAGGTAATTGACCTTTGCATTGACATCATAAAAATACAGCCTGGAAGCATTGAGGTTGGTATCTGAAGCTAATTTGAGGAAGGCATCAGCATAGGTTCTGCGGACAGAAACTAAAAATGAGGAACGGTCTTTTATAATAGGGCCTTCGGCATTTAGGCGTGCGGAGATTAAACCTATGCCTCCGCTAAATGCATAGCGCTGGTTGTTGCCATCGTTCATTTTAACATCGAGTACGGAAGACAGTGCTCCGCCATATTGGGCGGGCATGCCGCTTTTATATAGCGTTACGTTTTTAAGAGCGTCTGAATTGAAAACGGAAAAGAAGCCCATGAGGTGTGAGGCGTTGTAAATTGGGGCATCGTCTAGCAGGATCATATTCTGGTCTGCCCCGCCACCCCTTACAAAAAAGCCCCCATTGCCTTCGTTTCCTGATTTTACACCGGGCAACAGTTGAAGGGTTTTCATCACATCGCGTTCTCCAAGCAGTATGGGAATATTCCTGATTTCGCTGAGGTTGAGCTGCTCTACGCCCATTTTGGGACTACCAATATTGCGTTTACCGGTAGCAGCGTTAATTTTTACGGTATCGAGCACAACAATTTGTGCCGATGCCGGATGAAACAGGGGCAGCAGCAAAACGGTAAATAGAATTAAAAATCTGAATGCACCGCAACGCTGCATGTGGCTATTTCTCTTTTTCGGGTCTTGGACCTCTTTTATAGATCACCAAACCGTTTAAAAAATTCCGCAGGATTTGATCTCCACACTTCTTAAAATTCGGATGATCTTCACTCCGGAAAATATCACCGAGTTCACTTTTAGTAATTTTAAAGCCTACGAGATTTGCAATTTTGATGATGTCATCGTTCGTCAGCTCGAGTGCTACACGTAATTTTTTAAATATATCGTTATTGCTCATATTGAGTTTTAAGTAGTAAATGCTAAGTTTATTCTGGTTGTTCTAATATAGAATTTTACATTGACACTTCTATTTTAACCTTCTTGTTCTTGATTTTTTCTCCGTTTAATGCAGAAAGCACCTTACCTACCATGTTGCGTTTAACGGCAACGTACGAGCTTTGGTCTTTTACCTCTATGAGGCCTACATCTTCTTTTACCAGTCCGCCTTTTTTTAGCAGTAAGCCTACAATATCAATTTTATTGACTTTATCTTTTTTTCCCGCAGCAATATACAAAGTTTGCCATTGACTATCTTCTGGTACTTTGTATTTTCCTTTGAGCTGCTCCACTTCCATATCGTCACTTAGGAATGGGTATTTCTCGCCCTCGGCAACCATCAGGAATGCGGTACCTTTGGCGTTCATACGCGCTGTGCGACCATTGCGGTGAAGAAACGCATCTTCTGTGTAGGGTAACTGGTAATGAATAATGTATTCTACTTCTGGGATATCTAAGCCACGGGCCGCCAAATCTGTTGTAATTAAGATTTTAACGCTACCGTTTCTGAATTTAAGCAGGGCGCGTTCGCGTTCATCTTGCTCCATACCGCCGTGAAAAATATCGTGTACCAGGTCTTTATCAATCAAAAGATCACTGATGCGGTCTACCGTTTCTCTGTGGTTGCAAAAGATGAGTGTAGTTTTATGGCCTATTTTGCAGATGAGCTGGAACAGGGTATCTAACTTTTCTTCTGCTGTGGTATTTACTTTTTTGAGTTTTAAATCTGGTACTACCTTAACATCTTTAAGAAAATCTATCTCTATGGCTTTATTGAGTCCGGTAAAGGCCGGAATTTCTTCCATTTTGGTGGCCGAGGTAAGGATACGTTGTTTTAAAGACAGTAGTTTACCAATAATGTAGGCCATATCTTCCTGAAAACCGAACTCCAGGGCCTTGTCAAATTCATCCAACACCAGGGTTGTGATGCCGGATTCGTCGAAATTCTCGTGGCGCAAATGGTAGGCAATCCTGCCGGGCGTACCGATCAGCAATGCAGGTGGTTCTTCAAAGTTATGTCGTTCTGTACGCACGGCATGACCACCATAACAGCAATTGACTTTAAAACCTGTGCCCATTTGCTTAAATACTTGTTCTATTTGTAAGGCGAGTTCTCTTGATGGGACTAAAACAATGGCCTGAACGCCTTTTTTCCCTTTATCCAGATTAATAAATAATGGCAATAAAAAACCCAGGGTTTTTCCGGAACCTGTTGGGGCCAGTAAAACAACATCATTTCCTTTGCTGCTTGCGGCCACAGCGGCCTGTTGCATTTCGTTTAGGGCTGTAATTTTTAAATTACCAAGTATGTTTTCTGCCGTCATGCTGCAAATATAAGGTATTAGATTAGCCCCGCCCATAACAAAAATGGTAATCTGTTGTTGTAACGTATGTTATTAAGGGATCATATAGATACAAGAATGAATAGACATACCTATCAAACTGGCATTATAGGCAACTGCGCTTTTTTGGCACACATCAATAAAAACACGAATGTAGACTGGCTTTGCTGGCCTCGTTTTGACAGCTCTTTTGTTTTTGGGGGAATGCTTGACGGAACTGAGGGCGGAGAGTTTTCTGTTTTACCTAAAGGGGAATATACGAGCGCACAGGCTTATCTCGAAAATACCAATATATTAAGTACTGAGGTTACCACGGAGGAGGGTAAATACAGGGTTACGGATTTTGCTCCTCGATTTTACCAATATGAGCGCTACTATAAGCCTTTGATGTTGATCAGGAAGATTGAGGCCCTAAGCGGCAATCCACGGATTAGGGTGAAGTGTAAACCTGTATACAATTATGGGGAGACTAAACTGGAG
The Pedobacter sp. MC2016-14 DNA segment above includes these coding regions:
- a CDS encoding DUF4249 family protein encodes the protein MTRVRKTFSFIVLSLSLFCLIACEKVVSLDLKSIPPKYVIEGVVTNETGRSRIKISSTKDFTSNNEFTGITGASVKVENRGVTYTFRDAGAGVYQHNTFRGTQGQTYLLTVTVDQQSFTASSTMPVAAAFQDLYLTKGNFAPTRTVLNVRYADMLETKNYYWFQQYVNGIEQAAYGLVNDEFSEGQEIVASMLFENTTEDHSKDFKSGDRLTVEMHCIEAPFYSYLYGLYAATGFAYGSQSSNPQSNLSGGALGYFSAHTTQRKFVVIP
- a CDS encoding TonB-dependent siderophore receptor, with protein sequence MQRCGAFRFLILFTVLLLPLFHPASAQIVVLDTVKINAATGKRNIGSPKMGVEQLNLSEIRNIPILLGERDVMKTLQLLPGVKSGNEGNGGFFVRGGGADQNMILLDDAPIYNASHLMGFFSVFNSDALKNVTLYKSGMPAQYGGALSSVLDVKMNDGNNQRYAFSGGIGLISARLNAEGPIIKDRSSFLVSVRRTYADAFLKLASDTNLNASRLYFYDVNAKVNYLFNARNRLYISLYIGKDVLASPEYADVNWGNATSTLRWNHIFNTELVSNASLIFSNYNYRIQNSTQQSSMTLFSQIRDWNYKQDFQWYANTKNTFNFGFNAIYHTIKPGEVETDGNTILKSQKLQDRYSLENAVYGSNTWKPSNHFSLTYGLRISAFSILGKGDYYTLNAANEVIETKTYKSREVVKTYANLEPRLAAALALNASSSVKISYVRNVQNLHLIANSNSSSPADRWVASTNIIKPEISNQVSLGYYRDLLSQAYELTVESYYKKLQNQIDYSNEGDVFTNKPIETQLHFGKGRAYGIEFLFKKKTGRLTGWLGYTLSKSERNIAGINNGQWYNARQDRTHDIAVVGMYKLDKKWTVSANWVYATGSAVTWPNAKYKVFSQVYYYYDARNADRMSAYHRLDLGATRILQQSSKFSSELNFSLYNAYARQNAYQINFRSGQNDTNTTEAVQTTLFKIVPSVTYNFRF
- a CDS encoding DUF1456 family protein, encoding MSNNDIFKKLRVALELTNDDIIKIANLVGFKITKSELGDIFRSEDHPNFKKCGDQILRNFLNGLVIYKRGPRPEKEK
- a CDS encoding DEAD/DEAH box helicase; this translates as MTAENILGNLKITALNEMQQAAVAASSKGNDVVLLAPTGSGKTLGFLLPLFINLDKGKKGVQAIVLVPSRELALQIEQVFKQMGTGFKVNCCYGGHAVRTERHNFEEPPALLIGTPGRIAYHLRHENFDESGITTLVLDEFDKALEFGFQEDMAYIIGKLLSLKQRILTSATKMEEIPAFTGLNKAIEIDFLKDVKVVPDLKLKKVNTTAEEKLDTLFQLICKIGHKTTLIFCNHRETVDRISDLLIDKDLVHDIFHGGMEQDERERALLKFRNGSVKILITTDLAARGLDIPEVEYIIHYQLPYTEDAFLHRNGRTARMNAKGTAFLMVAEGEKYPFLSDDMEVEQLKGKYKVPEDSQWQTLYIAAGKKDKVNKIDIVGLLLKKGGLVKEDVGLIEVKDQSSYVAVKRNMVGKVLSALNGEKIKNKKVKIEVSM